A window of Thermovirga lienii DSM 17291 contains these coding sequences:
- a CDS encoding 3-deoxy-D-arabinoheptulosonate-7-phosphate synthase (PFAM: DAHP synthetase I family~TIGRFAM: phospho-2-dehydro-3-deoxyheptonate aldolase~COGs: COG2876 3-deoxy-D-arabino-heptulosonate 7-phosphate (DAHP) synthase~InterPro IPR006218: IPR006268~KEGG: tai:Taci_1639 phospho-2-dehydro-3-deoxyheptonate aldolase~PFAM: DAHP synthetase I/KDSA~PRIAM: 3-deoxy-7-phosphoheptulonate synthase~SPTR: Phospho-2-dehydro-3-deoxyheptonate aldolase;~TIGRFAM: phospho-2-dehydro-3-deoxyheptonate aldolase), whose product MLVIHMARGCKSLEVARVCDFLERRGCSLRVVGSFESPYIVSNGCEKVGNLVLSLPGVKTVTSTKKPYPLASRETFPDDNVFHITEDIKVGGGHRLIMAGPCSVESRSQILETASGVKTLGANVLRGGAFKPRTNPYSFQGLGSEGINLLVEAKEKTGLPIVTEIMSPEDLEWLEPHVDILQIGARNMMNFALLKAVGRTRKPVLLKRGMMATVDEWLQAAEYILAGGNHKVILCERGIRSFDTSTRNTLDLSVVPLVKSISHLPVIVDPSHGTGRKELIKPMSMAAMAAGADGLMIEVHPRPHEALSDGAQSLTLEEFGDLMESVNRLCSVLDEEVKAPCGLRIAM is encoded by the coding sequence ATGTTGGTTATTCACATGGCAAGAGGTTGTAAGAGCTTAGAGGTGGCGCGAGTTTGTGATTTCCTGGAGCGAAGAGGTTGCAGTTTGAGGGTTGTAGGGTCTTTTGAGTCTCCCTACATCGTTTCAAACGGCTGTGAAAAAGTGGGTAACCTGGTTCTATCCCTTCCAGGCGTGAAGACTGTAACTTCCACGAAAAAACCCTATCCGCTGGCTTCCAGAGAGACCTTCCCTGATGACAACGTTTTCCACATAACCGAGGACATAAAGGTAGGCGGCGGCCACAGACTTATAATGGCCGGACCCTGTTCAGTGGAGAGCCGATCCCAGATATTGGAGACCGCATCAGGTGTCAAGACATTAGGTGCCAATGTTCTAAGGGGAGGGGCCTTCAAGCCCAGGACCAACCCCTACTCCTTTCAAGGCCTTGGCAGCGAGGGAATAAATCTTTTGGTGGAGGCAAAAGAAAAGACAGGCCTTCCCATAGTCACAGAGATAATGTCTCCTGAGGACCTGGAGTGGCTGGAACCCCACGTGGACATACTTCAGATAGGGGCCAGGAACATGATGAACTTTGCCCTTCTCAAGGCAGTAGGCCGTACCAGAAAGCCAGTATTGCTCAAGAGAGGGATGATGGCCACCGTGGATGAGTGGCTTCAGGCGGCAGAATACATACTGGCAGGAGGCAACCACAAGGTTATCTTGTGTGAAAGAGGCATAAGAAGCTTCGACACCAGCACCAGGAACACGCTGGATCTTAGTGTGGTTCCACTGGTCAAATCCATTAGCCACCTTCCCGTCATCGTAGATCCGAGCCATGGAACAGGGCGCAAGGAGCTTATAAAACCCATGAGCATGGCAGCCATGGCTGCCGGGGCCGATGGACTCATGATAGAAGTCCATCCAAGACCCCATGAGGCCCTTTCCGATGGAGCCCAAAGCCTTACTCTGGAGGAGTTCGGTGATCTGATGGAGAGCGTAAACAGGTTGTGTAGCGTCCTGGACGAGGAGGTTAAAGCACCATGCGGCTTAAGGATTGCCATGTAG
- a CDS encoding Radical SAM domain protein (PFAM: Radical SAM superfamily~COGs: COG0731 Fe-S oxidoreductase~InterPro IPR007197~KEGG: cbe:Cbei_3446 radical SAM domain-containing protein~PFAM: Radical SAM domain protein~SPTR: Radical SAM domain protein) — translation MGGIGVKKNFIDEQGKRVMEIDVLPSKHCTFECVFCPIRQKGKKTDKAHFFDETKEFILFLEKELEYNPPDVLFINSKGEAFLNAQLGEIIKLAKSRGVEVSLYTNGYLLDYPDFAEVAAMCDEVAGEIKTTKEEDFKKFQRPLDGYTLKQYWANMMAFRSQYSGKFVVYVTLIKNLNVDQESISQIRNIIKKLEPHKVIVETFKDERFGKVFGVSEEEMGKLCELILE, via the coding sequence ATGGGGGGCATAGGAGTTAAGAAAAATTTTATTGATGAACAAGGAAAGCGGGTCATGGAAATCGACGTATTGCCTTCAAAGCACTGCACGTTTGAGTGTGTTTTCTGTCCGATAAGGCAAAAGGGGAAGAAAACGGATAAAGCACATTTTTTCGATGAGACTAAGGAATTTATTTTATTTTTGGAGAAAGAGTTAGAGTATAACCCCCCAGATGTGCTTTTTATCAATTCCAAGGGGGAGGCTTTCTTAAATGCCCAGCTAGGAGAAATAATAAAATTGGCTAAAAGCAGGGGCGTAGAAGTAAGCCTATATACAAACGGATACCTATTGGATTATCCTGATTTTGCAGAAGTTGCCGCAATGTGCGACGAAGTAGCAGGGGAGATCAAGACTACAAAAGAGGAGGACTTCAAAAAATTTCAAAGACCCTTAGATGGTTATACGCTAAAGCAATATTGGGCAAATATGATGGCGTTTCGCTCTCAGTACAGTGGAAAGTTTGTGGTATATGTCACTCTCATAAAGAACCTTAATGTCGATCAAGAATCCATATCACAAATAAGAAATATTATCAAAAAGCTAGAGCCTCACAAAGTGATTGTAGAAACCTTCAAAGATGAAAGGTTCGGCAAGGTTTTTGGAGTTTCAGAGGAAGAAATGGGCAAGCTTTGCGAACTTATACTTGAGTAG
- a CDS encoding PP-loop domain protein (PFAM: PP-loop family~TIGRFAM: TIGR00269 family protein~COGs: COG0037 ATPase of the PP-loop superfamily protein implicated in cell cycle control~InterPro IPR011063: IPR012089~KEGG: sfu:Sfum_0716 PP-loop domain-containing protein~PFAM: PP-loop domain protein~SPTR: PP-loop domain protein) yields the protein MKLKSASYGRLSHNAKCSRCRAKAIISLPSHHANFCEDCFLVFFHKAVNRAMKKFPIGLDTPIMVAVSGGKDSLALWDVLADLGFTTKGIHIDLGIPNFSEASRSACEEFAKSRGLELSIYELKDLFGFSLPEIAKLKSSKVCSVCGTLKRQFLNRLALQEGFSVIATGHNLDDEASRLLGNTLRHRDAYLQKAYPFLPAGPGLVARMKPLFRLESEEIRIYCRVRGIKYFGDKCPFARGATSHILLEALQFIESQMPGTKRDFLFGFLDRQTPPQFEDALLGNCSVCGALSYQDTCSVCRLKDELKRKKEFLKDRGH from the coding sequence ATGAAGCTGAAAAGTGCCTCTTATGGGCGTCTTTCTCATAACGCCAAATGTTCCCGATGCAGGGCAAAAGCAATTATCTCCCTTCCTAGTCACCACGCGAATTTCTGCGAGGATTGTTTCCTGGTCTTTTTCCATAAAGCCGTTAATAGAGCCATGAAAAAATTCCCCATAGGGCTGGATACGCCCATCATGGTGGCTGTATCTGGAGGGAAGGACTCTTTGGCGTTGTGGGATGTTCTTGCAGATCTTGGTTTTACCACCAAAGGGATTCACATAGACCTTGGGATACCGAACTTTTCAGAAGCCTCGAGGTCGGCTTGTGAGGAATTTGCCAAATCCCGTGGCCTTGAGCTTTCGATCTATGAACTGAAGGATCTTTTTGGCTTCAGCCTGCCGGAGATCGCCAAGCTTAAAAGCAGCAAGGTGTGTTCTGTGTGTGGAACATTGAAGCGGCAATTTTTGAACAGGCTTGCCCTTCAGGAAGGTTTTTCCGTGATAGCCACGGGGCACAACCTGGACGATGAAGCCAGCAGGCTTTTGGGCAACACTCTAAGGCACAGGGACGCATACCTACAAAAGGCATATCCTTTCTTGCCTGCCGGCCCAGGGTTGGTGGCTCGAATGAAACCCCTCTTCCGCCTCGAATCGGAGGAGATACGCATCTACTGTAGGGTCAGGGGTATCAAGTATTTTGGAGACAAATGTCCCTTTGCCCGTGGGGCTACAAGTCACATCCTCCTCGAGGCCCTTCAGTTTATTGAATCCCAAATGCCGGGAACCAAGCGGGATTTTCTGTTTGGGTTCCTTGATAGGCAGACTCCGCCCCAGTTTGAGGATGCCCTTTTGGGCAACTGCTCTGTTTGCGGTGCTCTCTCCTATCAAGACACATGCAGTGTGTGTCGTCTGAAGGATGAACTCAAAAGAAAGAAAGAATTTCTTAAGGATAGGGGCCATTGA
- a CDS encoding shikimate dehydrogenase (PFAM: Shikimate dehydrogenase substrate binding domain; Shikimate / quinate 5-dehydrogenase~TIGRFAM: shikimate 5-dehydrogenase~COGs: COG0169 Shikimate 5-dehydrogenase~InterPro IPR013708: IPR006151: IPR011342~KEGG: mvu:Metvu_0191 shikimate 5-dehydrogenase~PFAM: Shikimate dehydrogenase substrate binding domain protein; Shikimate/quinate 5-dehydrogenase~SPTR: Shikimate 5-dehydrogenase;~TIGRFAM: shikimate 5-dehydrogenase), translating to MNINAETKLVALLGDPVEHSLSPTMHNAAFSKMGLNMAYLAFKVKKEDMKGALEGLKSLGAIGCNITVPHKETALTLLDEATSEAKALGAVNTVLFKDGKALGYNTDVIAIEEILDSLISEDKEAFLLGAGGAAKASAYALGKRGFKRVWITNRMENRGKTLVEKMNELFPERPFQFLPWGDLPVSSGGLLINATSLGMSSVPWPKGLLERFLDSWDVKGVLDIVYLPGGTTQLIEEAKRRNLKHVPGEEVLLRQGVWAFRLFTGINPEVCAMRSALGL from the coding sequence TTGAATATAAACGCTGAAACCAAACTGGTGGCCCTTTTGGGGGACCCAGTGGAGCACAGCCTTTCGCCAACGATGCATAACGCAGCGTTTTCAAAGATGGGGCTGAACATGGCCTACTTGGCTTTTAAGGTCAAAAAAGAAGATATGAAGGGCGCCCTGGAGGGCTTGAAGAGTCTAGGTGCTATAGGTTGCAACATAACAGTACCCCATAAGGAAACGGCTTTGACCTTGCTGGACGAGGCCACCTCCGAAGCCAAGGCTCTTGGAGCAGTGAACACCGTCCTGTTCAAAGACGGGAAGGCTTTAGGGTACAACACGGACGTCATAGCCATAGAGGAGATACTTGATTCTTTGATTTCTGAAGACAAGGAGGCCTTCCTCTTAGGAGCAGGCGGAGCGGCAAAGGCTTCGGCCTACGCCCTGGGGAAGAGGGGCTTTAAGAGAGTTTGGATAACCAACAGAATGGAAAATCGTGGGAAAACCTTGGTCGAAAAGATGAACGAACTTTTCCCCGAAAGGCCCTTCCAATTCCTTCCTTGGGGAGACCTTCCTGTTTCTTCCGGAGGCCTTCTTATCAATGCCACGTCCTTGGGAATGTCCAGTGTGCCGTGGCCGAAGGGTTTGCTGGAGAGGTTTTTGGATTCATGGGATGTAAAAGGAGTTTTGGACATAGTTTATCTTCCAGGGGGCACGACTCAACTGATAGAAGAGGCGAAGAGGAGGAATTTGAAGCACGTACCAGGGGAGGAAGTGCTCTTGCGGCAGGGAGTGTGGGCCTTTCGCCTTTTTACGGGGATAAATCCGGAAGTTTGCGCTATGCGCAGTGCCCTTGGCCTTTGA
- a CDS encoding chorismate synthase (PFAM: Chorismate synthase~TIGRFAM: chorismate synthase~COGs: COG0082 Chorismate synthase~InterPro IPR000453: IPR020541~KEGG: tai:Taci_1635 chorismate synthase~PFAM: chorismate synthase~PRIAM: Chorismate synthase~SPTR: Chorismate synthase;~TIGRFAM: chorismate synthase), with the protein MGILRFLTSGESHGRGLITVVEGLPAGLSVPIERLEKELERRRRGYGRGARMKIEKDHLTIWGGIWNGKTTGAPCGLTIENSEWEEWRSSMDPQSCDPKAVKEKSVYCPRPGHADLPGGLKYGHENMRPVLERASARATAAWTVAGTLARLLIESLGIEVRSAVTSVGGVTVKVPSEEEEWHVASNSPLGCVFQTDEERLKERIREAMSEGDSLGGAFVVSVKGLPPGVGSYVEWDRRLDGRIAQAMMAIPGIKGVEVGEGGRLADLPGSQVHDGIFMDEKGRIKRETNRAGGIEGGMTNGEEVLVRAFMKPIPTLTRPLPSIRLDLMEASFAHRERSDVCAVPAARIVAEAMLSWVIAEAIMEQFGGDILEEVQERFSSYVSRVGRRDDEKA; encoded by the coding sequence ATGGGGATTTTGAGGTTTCTCACCAGCGGAGAATCCCACGGCAGGGGGCTCATAACGGTAGTGGAAGGCCTTCCTGCAGGGCTTTCAGTACCCATAGAAAGGTTGGAAAAGGAGCTTGAGCGCAGACGGCGGGGTTATGGCCGAGGCGCCAGGATGAAGATAGAAAAAGACCATCTTACCATCTGGGGCGGCATTTGGAACGGTAAAACCACTGGTGCTCCATGCGGGTTGACCATTGAAAACAGCGAGTGGGAAGAGTGGCGAAGCTCCATGGATCCACAAAGTTGTGATCCCAAAGCAGTGAAGGAAAAGAGCGTTTATTGTCCTCGTCCTGGGCATGCAGATCTTCCAGGAGGGTTGAAGTACGGCCATGAAAACATGCGGCCGGTCCTTGAGAGAGCAAGCGCCAGGGCCACCGCAGCGTGGACCGTGGCGGGGACCTTGGCCAGGCTTTTAATAGAAAGCTTGGGGATAGAAGTTAGAAGCGCGGTAACAAGCGTAGGTGGAGTGACGGTGAAAGTACCTTCTGAAGAGGAGGAATGGCATGTTGCTTCCAACTCGCCGTTGGGTTGTGTGTTTCAAACCGATGAGGAGAGGCTGAAAGAAAGGATAAGGGAGGCGATGAGTGAAGGAGATAGCTTGGGGGGAGCTTTCGTGGTATCCGTCAAAGGACTTCCGCCTGGGGTTGGCTCCTACGTGGAGTGGGACCGCAGGTTGGATGGAAGGATAGCCCAAGCTATGATGGCCATTCCTGGCATAAAGGGAGTGGAGGTGGGAGAGGGGGGCCGACTAGCAGACCTTCCTGGCAGTCAGGTGCACGACGGCATTTTTATGGATGAAAAAGGAAGGATCAAAAGAGAGACCAACCGCGCCGGAGGTATAGAGGGAGGCATGACCAACGGTGAAGAGGTGCTTGTAAGGGCCTTTATGAAGCCCATACCCACCCTCACTAGGCCTCTGCCTTCGATTCGCTTGGACCTGATGGAGGCTTCCTTTGCCCACAGGGAAAGAAGTGACGTGTGTGCCGTTCCAGCCGCGAGGATAGTAGCCGAGGCCATGCTGTCCTGGGTGATTGCGGAGGCCATAATGGAACAATTTGGAGGAGATATCCTGGAGGAAGTCCAAGAACGTTTTTCTTCCTATGTTAGTAGGGTTGGGAGGAGAGACGATGAAAAGGCCTAG
- a CDS encoding hypothetical protein (PFAM: Metallo-beta-lactamase superfamily~COGs: COG2220 Zn-dependent hydrolase of the beta-lactamase fold~KEGG: pcu:pc0826 hypothetical protein~SPTR: Putative uncharacterized protein) gives MLREKEKKLGVLRKMKILLLCVVAVLGLALLCSDGNKRPIRGFASSYHFDGEKFYNPTLPEGFDPTLLDILRMLREERARWPKRVPNLGNPRLEEELKKGSAALTFVGHATFLIQLQGLNILVDPVWSERASPVSWAGPRRVREPALKQDDLPRIDVVLITHNHYDHLDMDTLSALSRRFSPLVLAPLGDGNLLKSYGINDVIEMDWWESVKLDYHTQITFTPVQHTSGRSLFNRARSLWGSFFIKQDGISLYLGGDSGYSRHYLEIAERLGPPDVALLPIGSYLPRWFMQPVHMDPKEAIKAHNDLKAKVSIGMHFGTFQLSAEGFHQPVEELKEALKEGLLAGGRFIVLNEGDTFIYPKDMGTVSLR, from the coding sequence TTGCTGCGCGAAAAAGAGAAAAAATTAGGTGTATTAAGAAAGATGAAGATTCTTTTGCTTTGTGTTGTGGCAGTTTTGGGTTTGGCCCTTTTGTGCTCGGATGGCAACAAGAGACCTATCAGAGGTTTTGCCAGCTCGTACCACTTTGATGGGGAAAAATTCTATAATCCCACCCTTCCAGAAGGATTTGATCCTACTTTGTTGGATATCTTAAGAATGTTAAGGGAAGAGAGGGCCAGGTGGCCTAAAAGGGTACCCAATCTGGGGAATCCGAGGTTAGAGGAGGAGTTAAAGAAAGGTTCTGCGGCCCTTACTTTCGTAGGTCATGCCACATTTCTAATCCAACTTCAGGGGTTAAATATACTTGTGGATCCGGTGTGGTCTGAACGGGCCAGCCCAGTGAGTTGGGCTGGCCCCAGGCGGGTGAGAGAACCTGCCTTGAAGCAGGACGACCTTCCAAGGATTGACGTGGTCCTTATTACCCATAATCATTACGATCATTTGGACATGGATACCTTGAGCGCCTTAAGCAGACGTTTTTCCCCCCTTGTGTTGGCACCTCTAGGCGATGGGAACTTGTTAAAGTCGTATGGGATAAATGATGTTATAGAAATGGATTGGTGGGAAAGTGTAAAGCTGGATTACCATACGCAAATCACCTTTACCCCAGTTCAGCACACATCGGGACGAAGCTTATTCAATAGGGCAAGAAGTCTATGGGGTAGTTTTTTCATCAAACAGGATGGAATAAGTCTATATTTGGGAGGGGATTCTGGATATTCTAGACATTACTTGGAGATTGCAGAACGCCTAGGCCCTCCGGATGTAGCGCTACTTCCCATTGGTTCATATCTGCCCCGGTGGTTTATGCAGCCGGTGCACATGGACCCGAAAGAAGCCATTAAAGCACATAACGACCTGAAAGCTAAAGTAAGCATAGGTATGCACTTTGGAACCTTCCAGCTTTCGGCGGAAGGTTTTCACCAACCTGTAGAAGAGTTAAAGGAGGCCCTTAAGGAGGGGCTACTTGCAGGCGGGAGATTTATAGTTCTCAATGAAGGGGATACATTCATATATCCTAAGGATATGGGTACTGTAAGCCTCAGGTGA
- a CDS encoding Rubrerythrin (PFAM: Rubrerythrin~COGs: COG1592 Rubrerythrin~InterPro IPR003251: IPR004039: IPR009040~KEGG: tnp:Tnap_0453 rubrerythrin~PFAM: Rubrerythrin; Rubredoxin-type Fe(Cys)4 protein~SPTR: Rubrerythrin) has translation MREMTKKFLEDAFAGESMAHMKYLIFADEAEQRGLKKLVNLFKAIAYAEFVHARNHYRELGKIHKEMAENVKQCLDGENFEIDEMYPVYNTTAQFQDEKGAERSTRFAWEAEKIHAGMYEKAKELAEKGEDYSADKIYICPVCGHTAEEEPPEKCPVCGAARNAYREFSV, from the coding sequence GTGAGGGAGATGACAAAAAAGTTCTTGGAAGATGCATTCGCTGGTGAGAGCATGGCGCACATGAAATATCTCATCTTTGCAGACGAGGCGGAACAGAGAGGTTTGAAGAAGTTAGTTAACCTTTTCAAGGCCATAGCTTACGCTGAGTTTGTTCACGCCAGGAACCATTACAGAGAGCTTGGGAAGATCCATAAGGAGATGGCGGAGAACGTAAAGCAGTGCCTAGATGGTGAAAACTTTGAGATAGATGAAATGTATCCCGTTTACAATACCACGGCACAGTTCCAGGACGAAAAGGGAGCGGAAAGGAGCACCCGCTTTGCTTGGGAGGCAGAAAAAATTCACGCGGGGATGTACGAAAAGGCCAAGGAACTAGCAGAGAAGGGAGAAGACTACTCTGCAGATAAGATTTACATTTGTCCAGTCTGCGGCCATACAGCAGAGGAGGAACCACCGGAAAAGTGCCCAGTCTGCGGTGCTGCAAGAAACGCATACAGAGAGTTTTCCGTATAG
- a CDS encoding 3-phosphoshikimate 1-carboxyvinyltransferase (PFAM: EPSP synthase (3-phosphoshikimate 1-carboxyvinyltransferase)~TIGRFAM: 3-phosphoshikimate 1-carboxyvinyltransferase~COGs: COG0128 5-enolpyruvylshikimate-3-phosphate synthase~InterPro IPR006264: IPR001986: IPR016228~KEGG: tai:Taci_1637 3-phosphoshikimate 1-carboxyvinyltransferase~PFAM: EPSP synthase (3-phosphoshikimate 1-carboxyvinyltransferase)~SPTR: 3-phosphoshikimate 1-carboxyvinyltransferase;~TIGRFAM: 3-phosphoshikimate 1-carboxyvinyltransferase), whose translation MSNDVRIRPAEGGLKGRLTLPGDKSISHRVGFFGALSSEGITAENFSSGADCASTLRCLELAGCLVERIGDKVRVRRGMNPGEIKAPLDAGNSGTTARLLCGLLAGTPGVFAVITGDESLRKRPMGRVVSPLRTLGARIDGPGGGAYLPLSIRGGCLSGGTFELPMASAQVKTALILAGLNAHGSVTVVEPAKSRDHSERLLRHIGVPLRQEDNRITVYPCSDLPGCSIRVPGDFSSAAFWITGALIVPGSDIVLENVGINPTRTGFLECLKKMGASIEIEEKESAGGEPVGNIRVRYSELEGIEVEKDAIPTMIDELPLLALIATQAHGVTKITHAEELRVKESDRISSMAKGLRALGADVEELEDGFFITGPTPLGGGCVESSKDHRIAMTFSIAALAAQDEIIVKDAQCVGISYPEFFDHLSMLSEGVKDLEYKR comes from the coding sequence ATGAGCAATGACGTAAGAATAAGGCCCGCAGAGGGAGGGCTAAAAGGACGTTTGACCCTCCCAGGGGATAAATCCATATCCCATAGGGTGGGCTTCTTCGGAGCCCTTTCCTCTGAGGGCATAACTGCAGAGAATTTCTCCTCTGGAGCAGATTGTGCCTCCACCCTCAGGTGTCTTGAGCTTGCAGGGTGCCTAGTGGAGAGAATTGGAGACAAGGTAAGGGTAAGAAGGGGGATGAATCCAGGGGAGATAAAAGCTCCCCTGGATGCTGGCAATTCAGGGACCACTGCCAGGCTTTTGTGCGGCCTTTTGGCCGGCACGCCAGGAGTCTTTGCTGTCATAACCGGCGATGAGAGCTTGCGAAAAAGGCCCATGGGGCGGGTTGTATCCCCTCTTAGGACTTTAGGGGCAAGGATAGATGGGCCTGGGGGCGGAGCTTACCTTCCTCTTTCCATAAGGGGGGGCTGCCTTTCGGGAGGAACCTTTGAGCTTCCCATGGCCAGCGCTCAGGTGAAGACCGCCCTGATTCTAGCAGGCTTGAACGCCCACGGGAGCGTGACCGTAGTGGAGCCTGCCAAGAGCAGGGACCACTCGGAAAGACTTTTGCGACATATTGGAGTGCCCCTGAGGCAGGAAGATAATCGAATAACGGTTTATCCATGCAGCGACCTTCCAGGGTGTTCTATAAGGGTTCCTGGGGATTTCTCCTCCGCTGCCTTTTGGATAACTGGGGCACTCATTGTTCCGGGCTCAGATATAGTGCTGGAAAACGTAGGGATAAACCCCACAAGGACGGGTTTTTTGGAATGCCTTAAAAAGATGGGGGCTTCCATAGAGATAGAGGAAAAAGAGTCTGCCGGCGGAGAACCAGTGGGCAACATAAGGGTTAGGTACTCGGAACTTGAGGGTATAGAGGTGGAAAAAGACGCAATTCCCACCATGATAGATGAGCTTCCATTGCTGGCCCTCATAGCTACCCAGGCCCACGGGGTAACCAAGATCACCCATGCAGAGGAGCTGAGGGTGAAGGAGTCAGACCGCATAAGTTCAATGGCCAAGGGGCTCAGAGCCTTGGGAGCAGACGTGGAGGAGCTGGAGGACGGCTTTTTTATAACTGGTCCTACACCTCTTGGAGGAGGTTGCGTTGAAAGCTCAAAAGACCACAGGATCGCCATGACCTTCTCCATAGCTGCCCTGGCTGCACAAGACGAGATAATAGTGAAAGATGCCCAATGTGTTGGCATATCCTATCCAGAGTTTTTCGATCACCTGTCCATGCTTTCAGAGGGGGTAAAAGACCTTGAATATAAACGCTGA
- a CDS encoding Prephenate dehydrogenase (PFAM: Prephenate dehydrogenase~COGs: COG0287 Prephenate dehydrogenase~InterPro IPR003099~KEGG: tai:Taci_1638 prephenate dehydrogenase~PFAM: Prephenate dehydrogenase~SPTR: Prephenate dehydrogenase), whose product MRLKDCHVGIVGLGLIGGSIACALKTRGGARKVSGWDVDEEVMKFAKERGFIDNGDGTLEELVSSSDVLVIAVPAGEIVDVGGKAYLCPNGNVKAVMDTGSAKRRVGGALSELWRERYVGFHPMAGRENGGINNASCDLFQGALCAVVPFAHTSEEVVEIAEELASALGGSSLRMDPLSHDRAAACLSHFPMLLSMVLPLVAAEQMKDLEGLFSMASGGFRDTSRLSSGPSWLVAQMWEQNQDLIRPLLLRAESLLGEIAGSSTDEVIKMAQKAKSCREKILGMSVSKRGDRDEQ is encoded by the coding sequence ATGCGGCTTAAGGATTGCCATGTAGGTATCGTAGGTCTCGGCCTTATAGGAGGATCCATAGCTTGTGCATTGAAGACTCGTGGAGGAGCGAGGAAGGTTTCAGGTTGGGACGTTGACGAAGAAGTGATGAAGTTTGCCAAAGAGAGAGGCTTTATAGACAACGGGGACGGTACGTTGGAAGAACTCGTTTCATCTTCGGATGTCCTTGTGATAGCTGTTCCAGCTGGGGAGATAGTGGACGTAGGCGGAAAAGCGTACCTTTGCCCCAACGGGAACGTCAAGGCCGTAATGGATACAGGAAGTGCCAAGCGCAGAGTGGGAGGGGCACTATCGGAACTATGGCGGGAGAGGTACGTGGGGTTTCATCCCATGGCGGGCAGGGAAAATGGGGGGATAAATAACGCCTCTTGTGACCTTTTCCAAGGAGCCCTCTGCGCCGTGGTGCCCTTTGCTCACACATCCGAAGAGGTCGTGGAGATCGCAGAGGAGCTAGCATCGGCTCTGGGAGGCTCAAGCCTCCGGATGGATCCTTTGTCTCACGACAGGGCAGCGGCGTGCCTGAGTCACTTTCCCATGTTGCTTTCCATGGTGCTACCCCTTGTGGCAGCAGAGCAGATGAAGGATTTAGAGGGGCTTTTTTCTATGGCTTCCGGGGGCTTCAGGGATACATCAAGGCTTTCCAGCGGACCGTCCTGGCTTGTGGCCCAAATGTGGGAGCAAAATCAGGATCTGATAAGGCCATTGCTCCTGCGGGCCGAGTCTTTGCTGGGCGAAATAGCCGGTTCAAGCACTGACGAAGTCATTAAAATGGCGCAAAAGGCCAAGTCCTGCAGGGAGAAGATCCTTGGCATGAGCGTAAGCAAAAGGGGTGATAGGGATGAGCAATGA